The Salvelinus fontinalis isolate EN_2023a chromosome 34, ASM2944872v1, whole genome shotgun sequence region GTAATGAACacaaggggagacagagagctggtttcaagcgcagggcgcagcaggtgtttatttgtaaaggaccacaggaggaggcaggtagctgggtccaggggcaggcagaaggtcacacAGGAGGTCCAACCAGgctacagtacaggcagggaacagGCAAAAAGCCattgttagtgaggcaggcaaaaactatcatacacgggaggagtaAATCACGGGGAAAACCAGAGCTCTGAAAgacgtgtgtcacaaaacaaacaataccttaGTGATGGGCGCTAAGAACTGAACTCAatagtgtgataatgacatacaggtgtgtgaacaggtgattagaattcgGGTGATTGAGAtatggagagtgagctgcgttcaggtgatctcggtgtttgagagtgtgagctggaaagtgggctggaaagtgagctgccaGCCTATAGTGTGCAATGCGTAACATTGTAGTACTTCAATCTTCAAATGGTTTAATACATCCTTCACTCATCTGACCAAAGAATATTCTGGAATAAtgtcacgctggtataaaggatttggagacaggcgcagggaTACACAATAGggtttttaatacacccaaaacaaacgcgtatacaaaaacactgggctgtacccaaacaaaagagcgagagTAAACCTCGTTGAACGACACCCctaatacacaatatatatatatatatatatatatatatatatatatatataaagcacGCAGCATAACAGCTGCACCAAAGCATAGGCACTCACACCACCAActgacatgggaacaataaccgacagagggaacagagggcacatataacatactaatcaggggaaatgggaaccaggtgtgtgtaatcagacaagacagtccggggttgatgataatGAATCCCGCTCAGTGAatcctagaaagccggtgacgtagacctcgggaactggtgaacagaatgagcatcAGTAGGGGGGGGGATCCGTGACAGTTCAGGGAatctacgtgtttgagggtgtgggttggaagcagacgttacagttTGGCCCAATTGATCTGCCCACAATTACAGAATCAAACAGTCCTCTGTCTATCAAATCATCTTTTTGCAATGAAACGTGTGGAGAAACCAGTCGAAACTCCACCCTGAGTGAGTGCCTCTGAAACCAACAGGCTTTAAAAGAGACCGTTGGCCTTTGAATAGAAAAGGAGTCAGAAATGCTTGATTGAAAGAGAGGGGTGAAAGAACTGTATGATTCGGCTAGTGTGCTGCAAATTAATCTGCTTAAAGGATTACAACATTCCAAATCAGAACCTCATATAATCATCTGGATCAAAATGTTGGTTGGGAATGTTGTGATTCGGTAATTCcgttacgcacgcacacacacacacacggctcccAGGTAGGGCAAAGCTAGGATAATGAGTGACTACACTAGGCAGAGGACAGGTACTGTATGTTGTGTAGTCTTGTTTTACACGTCCTGTGTGAAAACTTCACTGTGGTAAGACCATTAGAAGTACATTACAGATTCGCACAACTAGGACCTGAGAACCCCAAAAAGGGTAAGAGGGTAGACAACGGATATTGTTAATTTTGAAAGGATATCGTTTCTTTTGCTGTGTGTATATTTGGATCCTGAACAGCTGGTCATAAAGTATGTCAGATACCAAAAACACAACACTCACATAACTCTTGATTAAAAGCCTTTGAGAAACTCCGGTTTGGATCTGAAATAGGTTATAAAACATTCACATCATTTATCATGGGTTTCTTGTAGGATATGGTTGCACCGAGTCAAAAAAAAGTGTGACACATGCAATAACCTGTTAATATCTTCCTATAATGTATGATTATATAATTTTAGTTTGAGATTCGGATGTTATGATCAACTAACTGTGTTGTATTAATGGACAGTGTGTACtctcctgcattgcttgctgtttggggttttaggctgggtttctgtacagcacttcgagatattagctgatgtacgaagggctatataaaataaacttgattgattgagtaAACGAAACAACCACAAAGGGCTTGTCCAGCTTTCTATGAGTTCAAATAAAGATCagagttttgtgtgtgttttggaggTGTTTCATATTTAGTAGCCAAGTCACAGGGCATGTTCTCTGTGGTTTGTGACGTACAGTAGGCTATGTCTAAAAACGTGGTTGCACGTGGTCGAAATGGAAGTTGAAGCATGTCGTCTTCAGACAGATTTCTCAGCTAAAACTTCTTTGAAGACGTGTGTCTACAAATCAACTGTCtaactacaaaactacaaaccACTAATGGCCAACTCAACTCCACAGATGAGCGATCAGCCATAAACGCAGGCAACCAGATCCCTGGTCTGATCAgaacccctttctctccccctgttGCCGACTGCCGACGCCCTGGGACCCGACGTCACCATGGAGACGGTGGTGATCGTGGCCATTGGGGTGCTGGCCACCATCTTCCTGGCCTCCTTCATTGCCCTGGTGGTGGTGTGTCGACACCGCTACTGccacccccaccacccccaccacctgcTGCACCACTTCAACTCCAAGTCAGTGCCTAGTATACCTACTAGCTACATACAATACatctgggaggggagggagggaacagTGGCATCTTGGGTCACCTAGTATAcctagctagcttcatctgggagggggagggaagggacaGTGGCATTTTGGATGGTTATGGGTAGGGCCCTGAGTTTGTCCAGACCAGGAAAACTCTTGGCCCTAGTGATGTTGTATGGGGCCTATAGTGCATTAGGTGGTGGTAAGGGGTCCTGGATATATCTGATTCAACTGTATCCCACTCTTACCCAGGTCCAACGGACTGACCTGCTGGTTTGAAGCTATAAGTCTATGGATTGAACAGAGCGACTTCACAGCACTAAGGTCAAAACGATACATGGGATTAATACTAAGTCAACATACAGGGGCAAAGTTCTAGAGCCAGTAATGTCTCACTCTCttgttctctcgctctccttcgtgttccccctctctctcatacacacgtATTCTATTAAATacattccctccctctcacacacttATTCAATACACATTCCCTCCCattcactctcacacactctctctcttcccttcatcAGAACTTCTCTGCTTCCCCACAGACCCAATGTTGACCTGATCGGTGCCATGGAGACCCAGAGTGAGCCGTCTGAGCTGGAGCTGGACGACGTGGTCATCACCAACCCTCACATCGAGGCCATCCTGGAGAACGAGGACTGGATCGAGGACGCCTCGTACGTCTGCCATGTGACACTGACATGTGCCAGGAGTAGAtcaggctagctgttgtagctattcatatatatatatatatatatatatatatatatatatatatatatagccttcCATGGTTACAAGAGTAACAACTTCAACATGATCATAACATCATCAAGTTCAAATAGGTGCTACATCTCTGACATGATCATACAATAATGAACCCTTATTTAAAGctattctctctttctttaaCAGTGGCTTGGTTTCGCATTGTATATCCATCTTGAAGGTAATGTCTGCGTGCTGTACACCCTGCATGAATACGTCGTTTTCATTAGGATCTAACGCAATGATATTTACACGCTCTCTCCACTGGCAGATCTGCCACACCCTGACTGAAAAGCTGGTTGCCATGACAATGGGCTCAGGCGCTAAGGTGAAAGCCCCAGCCAGCCTCAGTGACATCATCACTGTGGCTAAACGCATCAGTCCGAGGTAACTGTCCGGTTATACAGCACTATCACACAACCCGTAAATTGCCTGACCGTCCTACGTCCTTCATGACCTCCCATCGTCCTGTGCGTGTCTGTAGGGTGGATGACGTTGTGCGATCTATGTACCCTCCACTGAACCCCATACTCCTGGATGCCAGGTAGCTAATGATGTTTTCTTCTGTTAGATAACATCATTTATAATGGTTTGAGGGGGACAAAGAAAACTGGGCAAATAGACCATATAGATCATACCTCTGCTGATAGAACTCATATGATGGTCTGACCTGACCAACAAAGTGACTATAGGTGGGGATGGTACAATATAAGCCATGGTAATCAGACGGACTTGTGCGTCAATGTTTCCCTGTCCAGTCTTGATGGAGAAATTCTACATGCCCTTTTGTCTATTTTGTCCCCTCAGGGCAACCGCCCTCCtcctgtcagtcagtcacctGGTGCTGGTGACCCGCAACGCCTGTCACATGTCTGGCAGCATGGACTGGATCGACCAATCCCTGCACGCCGCTGAGGATCACATGGTGGTGCTGCGGGAGGCGGCGCTAGCGTCCGAAC contains the following coding sequences:
- the LOC129832995 gene encoding transmembrane protein 98-like yields the protein METVVIVAIGVLATIFLASFIALVVVCRHRYCHPHHPHHLLHHFNSKSNGLTCWFEAISLWIEQSDFTALRPNVDLIGAMETQSEPSELELDDVVITNPHIEAILENEDWIEDASGLVSHCISILKICHTLTEKLVAMTMGSGAKVKAPASLSDIITVAKRISPRVDDVVRSMYPPLNPILLDARATALLLSVSHLVLVTRNACHMSGSMDWIDQSLHAAEDHMVVLREAALASEPERSLPGIDMQREQAI